In one window of Thermodesulfobacteriota bacterium DNA:
- the ispG gene encoding flavodoxin-dependent (E)-4-hydroxy-3-methylbut-2-enyl-diphosphate synthase — protein MARRKTREIRVGSVRVGGDAPITVQSMTCTDTADVRSTVAQIKALEAAGCEIARVAVPDMTAARAVAEIKRSISIPLVADIHFDWRLALASLESGADCLRINPGNIGSEARTREVVKAAKERGVPIRIGVNAGSLEKDILSKYGHPVPDALVESAIRHIRILEDMDFSAIKVSLKASSVPLTVESYRLLAEKVDYPFHIGITEAGTPFAGSIKSAAGLGILLSEGLGDTLRVSLTGDPVDEVRAGWEILKALEIRERGVRIISCPTCARLKFDSIGIAGEVERRLSKITESIKVAIMGCVVNGPGEAVEADIGIAGGDGSGMLYVKGRQVGKVAEKDIVERVVAEVNKLIENRRS, from the coding sequence ATGGCGAGGAGAAAGACAAGAGAGATACGGGTCGGGTCGGTGAGGGTAGGGGGCGATGCCCCGATAACCGTACAATCGATGACTTGCACGGATACCGCCGACGTCCGCTCGACCGTCGCCCAGATAAAGGCGCTCGAAGCGGCCGGCTGCGAAATAGCGCGTGTGGCGGTGCCTGACATGACTGCAGCCAGGGCGGTCGCGGAAATAAAGAGGTCCATTTCCATCCCGCTTGTCGCTGACATCCATTTCGACTGGCGGCTCGCGCTCGCTTCCCTCGAGAGCGGCGCCGACTGCCTGAGGATAAACCCCGGCAATATAGGCTCGGAGGCAAGGACAAGGGAGGTGGTGAAGGCGGCTAAAGAACGGGGCGTTCCGATAAGGATTGGCGTGAACGCGGGCTCTCTCGAAAAGGACATACTCTCGAAATACGGGCACCCGGTTCCTGATGCGCTCGTCGAGAGCGCGATCCGCCATATCCGGATACTCGAGGACATGGACTTCAGCGCGATAAAGGTGTCTCTAAAGGCGTCGAGCGTGCCGCTTACGGTAGAGAGCTACAGGCTCCTAGCGGAGAAAGTCGACTACCCCTTCCACATTGGCATAACCGAGGCCGGCACCCCGTTTGCCGGGAGCATAAAATCCGCGGCAGGGCTCGGCATACTGCTCTCGGAAGGCCTCGGCGACACGCTCAGGGTCTCTCTTACCGGCGACCCGGTGGACGAGGTAAGGGCAGGGTGGGAGATATTGAAGGCCCTGGAGATACGCGAGCGCGGGGTCCGTATCATATCATGCCCCACATGCGCCCGGCTCAAGTTCGACAGCATCGGCATTGCGGGGGAGGTCGAAAGGCGGCTTTCAAAAATTACGGAATCGATAAAGGTCGCCATAATGGGCTGCGTGGTGAACGGCCCAGGAGAGGCCGTTGAGGCCGATATCGGGATAGCGGGCGGCGACGGCTCCGGCATGCTCTATGTGAAGGGCAGGCAGGTCGGCAAGGTGGCGGAGAAGGACATAGTAGAGAGGGTTGTCGCGGAGGTAAACAAGCTCATCGAGAATAGAAGGAGCTGA
- a CDS encoding universal stress protein — translation MKILFCHDGSENAQKALDKTLDLFKLAKPEVVLLMVVEGARDASMENEEIFEKQRSEGHDFLMKTARYITGKGFDVDVILANGDARKMIIETSRNKQPDIMVVSKRGGGILDNMVLGSVSAYVVRHAKCPVLVLHT, via the coding sequence ATGAAGATACTGTTCTGTCATGACGGCTCTGAAAACGCACAAAAGGCGCTGGACAAGACCCTGGATCTTTTCAAGCTCGCAAAGCCGGAAGTAGTACTCTTGATGGTCGTCGAGGGGGCCCGCGACGCAAGCATGGAAAACGAGGAGATATTCGAGAAGCAGCGCTCGGAGGGGCATGATTTCCTCATGAAGACCGCAAGGTACATCACGGGCAAGGGCTTCGACGTGGACGTCATACTCGCGAACGGCGACGCCAGGAAGATGATAATCGAGACTTCAAGGAACAAGCAGCCCGACATCATGGTCGTCTCCAAGCGCGGCGGCGGCATCCTGGACAACATGGTGCTCGGGAGCGTGAGCGCGTATGTGGTCCGCCACGCCAAGTGCCCGGTCCTTGTGCTGCATACATAG
- a CDS encoding zinc-dependent alcohol dehydrogenase family protein has translation MKALVYYGPGKRAWEERPKPVLREDKDAIVRVTRTTICGTDLHILKGDVPEVENGRILGHEGIGVVEETGSGVRNFRKGDRVLISCITSDGTCEYCKKGMYSHCEKGGWILGHTIDGTQAEFVRIPHADTSLYRIPEGANEDALVMLSDVFPTGFECGVLNGEIKPGDTVAVIGAGPIGLAALLTSKFYSPARTIMVDTDAGRLASAKELGATDTVLSDGKAAERIRELTDGRGVDVAIEAVGVPSTFELCESIIAPGGHIASIGVFGGPVDLHMERLWSQNITLTTRLVDTVTTPMLLKSVQSGTLHPEKLVTHRFKLDEIMKAYDTFSHAREEKALKVVLES, from the coding sequence ATGAAAGCGCTCGTATATTACGGCCCGGGGAAGAGGGCGTGGGAAGAAAGGCCGAAGCCGGTTTTGAGGGAGGACAAGGACGCCATAGTCAGGGTCACGAGGACAACCATCTGCGGCACGGACCTCCACATATTGAAAGGAGACGTGCCGGAGGTCGAAAACGGGCGGATTCTCGGGCACGAGGGCATTGGCGTCGTCGAGGAGACCGGGAGCGGCGTAAGGAATTTCAGGAAAGGGGACAGGGTCCTCATATCCTGCATCACATCTGACGGCACCTGCGAATACTGCAAGAAAGGGATGTACTCGCATTGCGAAAAAGGCGGGTGGATACTCGGCCACACCATAGACGGCACCCAGGCCGAGTTCGTGAGGATACCGCACGCCGATACGAGCCTGTACAGGATACCCGAGGGCGCGAACGAGGACGCGCTCGTGATGCTCTCGGACGTCTTCCCGACCGGGTTCGAGTGCGGCGTCCTTAACGGCGAGATAAAGCCCGGCGACACCGTGGCCGTTATAGGCGCGGGCCCCATTGGCCTTGCGGCCCTCCTTACCTCGAAATTCTATTCGCCGGCAAGGACGATAATGGTCGATACCGACGCCGGGAGGCTCGCGTCGGCAAAGGAGCTAGGCGCAACCGACACGGTATTGTCCGACGGGAAGGCTGCGGAAAGGATCCGGGAGCTTACGGATGGAAGGGGAGTGGACGTGGCCATCGAGGCCGTGGGCGTGCCCTCCACCTTCGAGCTCTGCGAATCGATAATAGCGCCCGGCGGCCACATCGCGAGCATCGGCGTCTTCGGCGGGCCCGTGGACCTCCACATGGAGAGGCTCTGGTCGCAGAACATAACCCTTACGACGAGGCTCGTAGACACGGTAACTACACCCATGCTCCTTAAAAGCGTGCAGTCCGGGACGCTCCATCCGGAAAAGCTCGTAACGCACCGCTTCAAGCTCGACGAGATAATGAAGGCGTACGACACCTTTTCGCACGCCAGGGAGGAGAAGGCCCTGAAGGTCGTGCTTGAAAGCTGA
- a CDS encoding aminotransferase class IV → MRLWVYLDGKVLPEGRATVSVFDRGLSYGDGLYETLKARDGKPLFLREHMGRLRAGARFLGLPPGGLKDFERDVTDGAVEALLEKNGLVKGESYVKLMLTRGPDKASHLPSKGLKSTRIIIVKPLDTARIERVARKGVSAVFVDDIAPPLPGVKSLNYLPSVLARMRAEKAGAFEAIFTKDGLLTEGSSSNVFLVKNGRLITPPLSQKPSSGVLAGVTRDNVIRLARRESIPVREITVKAGDISSFDEAFITNSIIDAIPLVRVDGKAIGDGRPGQVAKRIRELLKRPG, encoded by the coding sequence ATGAGGCTATGGGTCTACCTTGACGGGAAGGTCCTTCCCGAGGGACGGGCGACGGTATCGGTATTCGACAGGGGTCTCTCATACGGCGACGGCCTGTACGAGACGCTCAAGGCCAGAGACGGCAAGCCCCTCTTCCTCAGGGAGCACATGGGGAGGCTGAGGGCCGGGGCCCGCTTCCTGGGCCTTCCGCCAGGGGGCTTGAAAGACTTCGAAAGAGACGTAACGGACGGAGCGGTCGAGGCGCTGCTTGAGAAAAACGGGCTCGTCAAAGGAGAGTCCTATGTTAAGCTCATGCTTACGAGGGGGCCTGACAAGGCAAGCCACCTGCCGTCAAAGGGCCTTAAGTCCACGCGCATAATAATAGTCAAGCCGCTCGATACGGCGCGCATCGAGCGCGTTGCCAGGAAGGGCGTAAGCGCCGTTTTCGTGGATGACATTGCGCCTCCGCTCCCGGGTGTAAAGTCCCTCAACTATCTCCCGAGCGTGCTCGCCAGGATGAGGGCCGAAAAAGCCGGGGCGTTCGAGGCCATTTTCACAAAGGACGGCCTTCTCACGGAAGGTAGCTCGTCTAACGTCTTCCTGGTTAAAAACGGAAGGCTCATAACCCCTCCGCTTTCTCAAAAGCCCTCCTCCGGCGTGCTGGCCGGGGTAACAAGGGATAACGTAATAAGGCTCGCCCGCAGGGAGTCCATCCCGGTCAGGGAAATAACGGTAAAAGCCGGGGACATCTCCTCCTTTGACGAGGCTTTCATAACCAACTCAATAATAGACGCGATCCCCCTTGTAAGGGTCGACGGAAAGGCGATAGGAGACGGCAGGCCCGGCCAGGTCGCAAAACGCATCCGGGAGCTTCTTAAAAGACCTGGATAG
- a CDS encoding MFS transporter: MQVSDLFRYRNPEIKALHLTWIAFFISFFVWFNMAPLATTMMKSLGWLTMKDVKILAICNVALTIPARLITGMALDKFGPRRVFSVLMVIMAVPALVFAFGNSFAQLLASRLVLSSIGASFVVGIHMTALWFKPKDIGFAEGFYAGWGNFGSAAAAMTLPYIALTMFGGESGWRYALALSAIIMAAYGVFYWFAITDGPAGSIHRKPRKVAALEVSTWGDMIKLLICTVPMVGILVILVWRIQSSGYMGAGWAYVCYLVIAAIVIWQLVQVLLVNIPILKKGVPEDDKYPFNSVLALNTTYFANFGAELAVVSMLPAFFEQTWTLSATQAGLIASSFAFVNLFARPLGGLISDRFTSRKVVMMVYMFGIACGFFLMGLMGSTWPLVLAIIVTICCSVFVQGAEGATFGIIPSIKRRLTGQISGMAGAYGNVGAVFYLFVLTFVTSKQFFFIISAGAFISFIFCLVFLKEPEGGYSEEYHLSSVDREIEKEMGGLGH; encoded by the coding sequence ATGCAAGTATCAGATCTCTTCAGATACAGGAACCCTGAAATAAAGGCGCTCCATCTCACCTGGATAGCGTTCTTCATCTCGTTCTTCGTATGGTTCAACATGGCGCCCCTGGCCACCACCATGATGAAGAGCCTCGGGTGGCTCACCATGAAGGACGTGAAGATCCTTGCCATCTGCAACGTGGCCCTGACCATCCCGGCCCGCCTCATTACCGGCATGGCCCTCGACAAGTTCGGGCCGAGGAGGGTCTTCTCGGTCCTCATGGTCATAATGGCAGTACCGGCCCTCGTTTTCGCATTCGGCAACTCCTTCGCGCAGCTCCTGGCCTCGAGGCTGGTCCTGAGCTCCATAGGCGCGAGCTTCGTCGTGGGCATCCACATGACGGCCCTCTGGTTCAAGCCAAAGGACATAGGCTTTGCAGAGGGCTTTTACGCGGGCTGGGGCAACTTCGGCTCCGCGGCCGCGGCAATGACGCTGCCCTACATAGCCCTCACCATGTTCGGAGGCGAGAGCGGCTGGAGATATGCCCTTGCCTTGAGCGCGATAATAATGGCCGCCTACGGCGTATTCTACTGGTTCGCGATAACCGACGGTCCGGCGGGCAGCATACACAGGAAGCCCAGGAAGGTCGCGGCCCTCGAGGTAAGCACCTGGGGCGACATGATAAAGCTCCTCATCTGCACCGTTCCCATGGTCGGCATACTCGTGATACTGGTCTGGAGGATACAGAGTTCCGGGTACATGGGCGCGGGCTGGGCGTACGTCTGCTATCTTGTCATAGCCGCAATCGTCATATGGCAGCTCGTACAGGTGCTGCTCGTGAACATCCCGATACTCAAGAAGGGAGTGCCAGAGGACGACAAGTACCCCTTCAACAGCGTCCTGGCCCTCAACACGACCTACTTCGCGAACTTCGGAGCGGAGCTCGCGGTCGTCTCCATGCTCCCGGCCTTCTTCGAGCAGACATGGACCCTTTCCGCCACCCAGGCCGGCCTCATCGCATCGTCCTTCGCCTTCGTGAACCTCTTCGCGAGGCCGCTCGGCGGCCTCATATCCGACAGGTTCACGAGCAGGAAAGTTGTCATGATGGTCTACATGTTCGGCATAGCCTGCGGCTTCTTCCTCATGGGGCTCATGGGCTCGACCTGGCCGCTCGTGCTGGCGATAATCGTGACTATCTGCTGCTCGGTATTCGTGCAGGGCGCAGAGGGCGCGACCTTCGGCATAATACCCTCGATAAAGAGGCGCCTGACCGGGCAGATATCCGGCATGGCGGGGGCCTACGGCAACGTCGGCGCGGTCTTCTACCTCTTCGTACTCACCTTCGTTACCTCGAAGCAGTTCTTCTTCATCATATCAGCCGGCGCTTTCATAAGCTTCATCTTCTGCCTCGTATTCCTCAAGGAGCCGGAGGGCGGGTACTCTGAAGAGTATCACCTATCCTCTGTAGACAGGGAGATAGAGAAGGAGATGGGCGGCCTCGGCCACTAA
- a CDS encoding ATP-binding cassette domain-containing protein, translating into MLKVSGLAKSYGGQVLFEDVNFTVSPGEKVGLVGRNGHGKTTLMKIILGEVEPDEGSVSYPGHFRIGHLSQRLRFDKATVLQEAASGLPKNEDWIDETYKAETVLAGLGLREELFEASPSVLSGGYQVRLNLAKVLVSGPDILLLDEPTNYLDILSMRWLKRFLRDWDGALMMITHDRDFMDGVTTHTMGIHRARVRKVSGPTGKLYTQILREEEVYEQTRENDERKRKETEKFIARFRASATKARAVQSRIKALDRKEKLEKLSDIKELDFSFNEAPFPGKYLLEAKDLSFGFGDGPLLIKDLSFALAKGDRVGIIGKNGRGKTTLLNLLAGEIAPLSGTVARNQNTRMAYFGQTNIDRLNPQKTVEEEVLSSHPDLTRGPARKICGAMMFEGDSALKKIGVLSGGERARVLLGKLLVSPANLLLLDEPTNHLDMESVDSLIEAVDVFSGGVLIVTHSELVLNSLATRLIVFDGEAVSVFEGTYAEFLEKVGWESEAVMEVKAVSAARNERPANRKELRKLRAEVVSEKGRVLGPIEKRIAEVEGLIVALEKEAEQANQALLLASERGDGEAISVQSRSYHGARQRIDELFDELESLTADYESRAKEYETRLRETEVE; encoded by the coding sequence ATGCTCAAGGTAAGCGGGCTTGCCAAGTCGTATGGCGGGCAGGTCCTTTTCGAGGACGTCAATTTCACGGTTTCCCCCGGCGAAAAGGTCGGCCTTGTCGGGAGAAACGGCCACGGCAAGACGACCCTTATGAAGATAATACTGGGCGAGGTCGAGCCGGACGAGGGGAGCGTATCGTACCCGGGGCACTTCCGGATAGGCCATCTCTCGCAGAGGCTCAGGTTCGATAAGGCGACCGTCCTGCAGGAGGCCGCCTCAGGCCTCCCCAAGAACGAGGACTGGATAGACGAGACCTACAAGGCGGAGACGGTCCTTGCCGGCCTGGGGCTGAGAGAGGAGCTCTTCGAGGCGAGCCCCAGCGTGCTTTCAGGCGGCTACCAGGTGAGGCTCAACCTCGCGAAGGTGCTGGTCTCCGGCCCGGACATACTCCTGCTCGACGAGCCCACGAACTACCTGGACATACTCTCCATGAGGTGGCTTAAGCGGTTCCTCAGGGACTGGGACGGCGCGCTAATGATGATAACACACGACCGGGACTTCATGGACGGCGTGACCACGCACACGATGGGCATACACAGGGCCCGCGTGAGAAAGGTCTCGGGCCCGACCGGGAAGCTCTACACCCAGATACTCAGGGAAGAGGAGGTCTACGAGCAGACGCGCGAGAACGACGAGCGCAAGAGGAAGGAGACTGAGAAGTTCATCGCGAGGTTCAGGGCCTCGGCCACAAAGGCCAGGGCCGTGCAGTCGAGGATAAAGGCCCTTGACAGGAAGGAGAAGCTTGAAAAGCTCTCCGATATTAAGGAGCTTGATTTCTCGTTCAACGAGGCGCCGTTCCCGGGCAAGTACCTCCTCGAGGCCAAAGACCTTTCGTTCGGCTTCGGGGACGGGCCGCTCCTCATAAAGGACTTGAGCTTCGCGCTCGCGAAGGGGGACCGCGTCGGTATCATAGGGAAAAACGGCAGGGGAAAGACGACGCTCCTCAATCTCCTTGCCGGGGAGATCGCGCCGCTTAGCGGCACCGTCGCCAGGAACCAGAACACCAGGATGGCCTACTTCGGGCAGACCAACATAGACAGGCTGAACCCTCAGAAGACCGTCGAGGAAGAGGTCCTCTCTTCGCACCCGGATTTGACCCGCGGCCCGGCGAGGAAGATCTGCGGGGCCATGATGTTCGAGGGGGACTCTGCCCTCAAGAAGATAGGGGTCCTGTCGGGCGGCGAAAGGGCCCGGGTGCTCCTCGGCAAGCTCCTCGTGAGCCCCGCGAACCTCCTACTCCTTGACGAGCCGACCAACCACCTTGACATGGAATCCGTCGACTCGCTCATAGAGGCGGTCGACGTGTTCTCCGGCGGCGTCCTTATAGTAACGCACAGCGAGCTCGTCCTTAACTCGCTGGCTACGAGGCTTATAGTCTTTGACGGCGAGGCAGTCTCGGTCTTCGAGGGCACTTACGCCGAGTTCCTCGAGAAGGTCGGCTGGGAGAGCGAGGCCGTAATGGAGGTAAAGGCCGTCTCTGCCGCGCGCAATGAGAGGCCCGCAAACAGGAAGGAACTGAGAAAGCTAAGGGCCGAGGTCGTATCCGAGAAGGGCAGGGTGCTCGGCCCTATCGAAAAGAGGATAGCCGAGGTAGAGGGGCTCATCGTCGCGCTTGAGAAGGAGGCCGAGCAGGCAAACCAGGCCCTCCTCCTTGCGTCCGAGCGCGGTGACGGAGAGGCCATCTCAGTCCAATCCAGGTCCTATCACGGCGCGCGCCAGAGGATAGACGAACTCTTTGACGAGCTCGAATCCCTTACCGCCGATTACGAGTCCAGGGCAAAGGAGTACGAAACGCGGCTGAGAGAGACGGAAGTGGAATAG
- a CDS encoding glycosyltransferase family 39 protein: protein MKPALLILPAACWIFIFLGFRRTGSGKREAFLGASVVWGLLLAASSEVLSLFRAFDYFWIAASWAAFAAVSLVPAFFGPRVTNERRPGKDGPLGKAGTFAIICAFLIAAITLVIALASPPNNWDSMTYHMSRVAHWLQNQSIHHYPTNVLRQIHLSPGAELVIAHLMALGDNDNLANLVQWGAMSGSLVGVSLIAKMLGLGARGQAFSALAAATLPMGILQSTSTQNDYVLSLWLVSFIYWGALFAKEKEGGIWKAFLAGAALGLAVLTKGTAYIYAFPFVVWFALEGASRQRKSVIAPAALIAALVLLINAGHYARNQAVFGSPLGPGAESESQEFTYTNSRISAGTLASNLLRNAAIHMGLPFQGANRAIEGAVVSAHRILGLDPQDKATTWGGTAFRIGTELHEDLDGNPAHILLIIAALAALPFIGKRAMDRKKTLFLSLCIVSGFLLFSLLLRWQPWHSRLHLPLFVAASPLIGMLFSFTKKEGVPFLAAALLFIATLPWLLFNYQRPLLPYNGFSVLTAERVDIYFRARPELKWNYVEAAGIILRQDCTDLGLMPGAGDMWEYPIWPLLGDKKFRLEHVDVKNESAGLGDPDWRPCLHLRL, encoded by the coding sequence ATGAAACCGGCTCTCCTCATACTGCCTGCGGCATGCTGGATATTCATCTTCCTCGGGTTCCGGAGAACCGGCTCCGGGAAGAGGGAGGCCTTTCTCGGGGCGTCCGTCGTCTGGGGGCTTTTGCTCGCGGCGTCGAGCGAGGTCCTGAGCCTTTTTCGCGCCTTCGATTATTTCTGGATAGCGGCATCATGGGCGGCCTTTGCCGCCGTTTCCCTTGTCCCGGCCTTTTTCGGTCCGCGCGTTACAAATGAGCGTAGGCCGGGTAAGGACGGCCCGCTTGGCAAGGCCGGGACATTCGCCATCATCTGCGCGTTCCTGATAGCGGCCATTACTCTCGTTATCGCGCTAGCCTCGCCCCCGAACAACTGGGACTCCATGACCTATCACATGAGCCGGGTGGCGCACTGGCTCCAGAACCAGTCCATCCATCACTATCCGACAAACGTGCTGAGACAGATACACTTAAGCCCCGGGGCCGAGCTCGTCATAGCGCATTTAATGGCCCTGGGCGATAACGACAACCTCGCGAACCTCGTCCAGTGGGGCGCGATGTCCGGTTCGCTTGTCGGGGTCTCGCTCATCGCGAAAATGCTCGGGCTTGGGGCAAGGGGACAGGCTTTTTCGGCCCTTGCCGCAGCGACCCTTCCGATGGGCATACTCCAGTCGACCAGCACACAGAACGACTACGTCCTTTCGCTCTGGCTCGTCTCTTTCATCTACTGGGGAGCGCTATTTGCAAAAGAAAAAGAAGGCGGGATATGGAAGGCATTCCTTGCCGGCGCGGCCCTGGGCCTTGCGGTCCTCACAAAGGGCACGGCGTACATATACGCCTTCCCTTTCGTTGTGTGGTTCGCGCTGGAAGGCGCGTCAAGGCAGAGGAAATCGGTAATAGCGCCTGCGGCCCTGATAGCCGCGCTCGTGCTCCTCATAAACGCGGGGCACTATGCGAGGAACCAGGCCGTATTCGGGAGCCCCCTGGGGCCGGGCGCCGAATCAGAAAGCCAGGAATTCACATACACGAACTCGAGGATTTCTGCGGGGACGCTCGCCTCGAACCTTCTCCGTAACGCGGCCATACACATGGGCCTCCCTTTCCAGGGCGCGAACCGGGCAATAGAGGGCGCGGTAGTCTCCGCGCACCGCATCCTCGGCCTTGACCCGCAAGACAAGGCTACCACATGGGGCGGGACTGCCTTCCGCATAGGGACCGAGCTCCACGAGGACCTTGACGGCAACCCGGCGCACATCCTGTTGATAATCGCCGCGCTCGCCGCATTGCCGTTCATAGGCAAGCGGGCGATGGACAGAAAAAAGACGCTCTTTCTTTCGCTCTGCATCGTCTCGGGGTTCCTCCTCTTCTCGCTCCTTTTGAGGTGGCAGCCCTGGCACAGCCGCCTGCACCTGCCGCTTTTCGTGGCCGCCTCGCCGCTCATAGGCATGCTCTTTTCCTTTACGAAAAAAGAAGGCGTTCCATTCCTCGCGGCTGCCCTGCTATTCATCGCAACGCTACCCTGGCTGCTTTTCAATTACCAGCGCCCGCTCCTGCCATATAACGGGTTCTCCGTCCTTACGGCAGAACGGGTGGACATCTATTTCAGGGCAAGGCCGGAACTCAAGTGGAACTACGTGGAGGCAGCCGGGATAATACTCAGGCAGGACTGCACTGACCTGGGGCTGATGCCGGGGGCGGGGGACATGTGGGAATACCCGATATGGCCGCTTCTCGGGGACAAGAAGTTCAGGCTCGAGCACGTGGATGTAAAAAACGAGTCTGCCGGGCTCGGAGATCCGGACTGGAGGCCCTGCCTGCACCTCCGTCTCTGA
- a CDS encoding HIT family protein produces MKPFNLHQKLLNDTFEITRLKLSLALLMNDSSFPWVILVPMREGVTELHDLPAVDRAVLMEEMAAASRAIEKLYRPDKINIGALGNIVPQLHIHVVGRKRDDRAWPGPVWGSGSPLPYPEAALKAALASLKRAFQDELAIGNL; encoded by the coding sequence GTGAAACCCTTCAACCTCCATCAAAAGCTCCTTAACGATACCTTCGAGATAACCCGGCTTAAGCTTTCTCTGGCGCTTCTCATGAACGATTCGTCCTTTCCGTGGGTCATACTCGTCCCCATGAGGGAGGGCGTAACGGAGCTTCACGACCTTCCGGCGGTGGACAGGGCTGTCCTGATGGAGGAGATGGCCGCCGCGTCGAGGGCGATTGAGAAGCTGTACAGGCCCGACAAGATAAATATCGGCGCGCTCGGGAATATCGTCCCGCAGCTCCACATCCACGTGGTCGGGCGGAAAAGAGATGACCGGGCATGGCCCGGCCCTGTCTGGGGGAGCGGCTCTCCTCTGCCTTACCCGGAGGCCGCGCTCAAGGCCGCGCTCGCCTCGCTTAAAAGGGCCTTCCAGGACGAACTCGCTATAGGCAACCTCTAA
- the pabB gene encoding aminodeoxychorismate synthase component I produces MTKMIVEEIPGLGPEGAYIVLKALGNAFIIRNPRGPGYSFVGAGPRRVIRTENGVTSVDGRPGAYADPFEAITAVLEEEARTVADGTFPFNGGMAAYFSYDLKDLIEPGRGFKRTDRPGIPDCIAGLYDHVFAYDHGKEKGFLVSSSCEKNGYEEFRRMLIAGARAVPGRNVERARRMRSEVLVEEYVKAVVRAKEYIRAGDIYQINLSQRLSFEWTGDPLALFLLLSERHPAPYAALMDFGSFQIVSNSPECLLRVEGGVAQTRPIKGTRRRGNSADEDAGLIRELKSSAKEASEHVMIVDLERNDLGGISVPGTVEVSSFAEVESYPHLHHMVSTVGGRLKDGIGPAAALKAMFPGGSITGAPKIRAMEIIDELETSRRSVYTGGIGWFDLNGGAEVSIAIRTAICMDGALHLSVGGGIVADSDPMDEYRETMLKARDFLDALGLKEGTE; encoded by the coding sequence ATGACAAAGATGATAGTCGAGGAGATACCCGGGCTTGGGCCTGAAGGCGCTTACATCGTGCTTAAAGCGCTCGGGAACGCGTTCATAATCCGGAACCCACGGGGGCCGGGTTATTCATTCGTCGGCGCCGGGCCGAGAAGGGTCATAAGGACGGAGAATGGCGTCACCTCCGTGGACGGCAGGCCCGGGGCTTACGCTGACCCTTTCGAGGCGATAACCGCCGTACTCGAAGAGGAAGCAAGAACCGTAGCAGACGGCACCTTCCCTTTCAATGGCGGCATGGCCGCCTACTTCTCATACGACCTGAAGGATTTGATCGAGCCAGGCAGGGGTTTCAAAAGGACTGATCGCCCGGGAATACCGGATTGCATCGCGGGTCTTTACGACCATGTCTTCGCGTACGACCACGGGAAAGAAAAGGGGTTCCTCGTCTCGTCATCATGCGAGAAAAATGGGTATGAGGAGTTCAGGAGGATGCTTATCGCCGGGGCCAGGGCAGTGCCTGGGAGGAATGTCGAAAGGGCCCGGAGGATGCGCTCGGAGGTCCTTGTAGAGGAATACGTCAAGGCGGTCGTGAGGGCGAAGGAATACATAAGAGCAGGAGACATCTACCAGATAAACCTCTCCCAGAGGCTCTCATTCGAATGGACGGGAGACCCCCTCGCCCTTTTCCTTTTGCTCTCGGAGAGGCATCCCGCGCCCTACGCGGCGCTCATGGACTTCGGGAGCTTCCAGATAGTCTCAAACTCCCCCGAATGCCTTCTCCGCGTAGAGGGCGGAGTGGCCCAGACGCGCCCCATCAAAGGGACCAGAAGGCGCGGAAATTCAGCGGACGAGGATGCGGGGCTCATAAGGGAGCTTAAGTCCAGCGCGAAGGAGGCATCCGAGCACGTGATGATAGTCGACCTCGAACGGAACGACTTGGGCGGTATCTCCGTCCCCGGCACGGTGGAGGTCAGCTCGTTCGCCGAGGTCGAAAGCTACCCGCACCTGCACCACATGGTCTCGACCGTGGGGGGAAGGCTTAAGGACGGCATCGGACCGGCAGCGGCATTGAAGGCCATGTTCCCCGGCGGCTCCATAACCGGCGCCCCCAAGATACGGGCAATGGAGATAATCGACGAGCTTGAAACCTCAAGGCGCTCGGTATACACGGGCGGCATCGGCTGGTTCGACCTGAACGGCGGCGCGGAGGTATCGATAGCCATAAGGACGGCGATATGCATGGACGGGGCTCTTCACCTTTCGGTGGGCGGCGGCATAGTCGCGGACTCGGACCCCATGGACGAATACAGGGAGACCATGCTGAAGGCCAGGGACTTCCTGGACGCGCTGGGGCTTAAGGAGGGGACGGAATGA
- a CDS encoding universal stress protein, whose protein sequence is MKIMFCHDGSERSNAALEKALGLFKHLSPEVFLITVVEEPLDATSHDEESFEKWRATREEDLQEAANRVVEHGLDVDAILAIGDPRKMIIEAAENKNPDILVVARRGAGLLESMVLGSVSSFLVRNAECPVLVVHS, encoded by the coding sequence ATGAAGATAATGTTCTGCCATGACGGCTCCGAGAGGTCTAATGCCGCCCTTGAAAAGGCCCTCGGCCTCTTCAAGCACCTGAGCCCCGAGGTCTTTCTCATAACGGTCGTCGAGGAGCCGCTGGACGCGACCAGCCACGACGAGGAGAGCTTCGAGAAATGGCGGGCCACCCGCGAGGAGGACCTCCAGGAGGCGGCCAACCGGGTCGTCGAGCACGGGCTCGACGTGGACGCGATACTTGCCATAGGCGACCCGAGGAAGATGATAATCGAGGCCGCGGAGAACAAGAACCCCGATATCCTGGTCGTGGCGCGGCGGGGCGCGGGCCTTCTGGAAAGCATGGTCCTCGGTAGCGTGAGCTCGTTTCTAGTCCGTAACGCCGAGTGCCCGGTGCTCGTCGTCCATTCATGA